The Blastocatellia bacterium genome has a window encoding:
- a CDS encoding DUF971 domain-containing protein, which produces MNRADRPVGIKKIGDATLEITWEDEHVSRYSAPYLRQECPCAACVDEWTGQRRITPDSIASDLSIRAVDLVGQYALNFTWSDGHNTGIYSFQTLRALCPCPSCRA; this is translated from the coding sequence ATGAACCGAGCGGACAGGCCGGTCGGCATTAAAAAGATCGGTGATGCGACACTGGAGATCACCTGGGAGGATGAGCACGTCAGCCGGTACTCAGCCCCGTACCTGCGTCAAGAGTGTCCGTGTGCCGCCTGTGTGGACGAATGGACGGGACAAAGACGTATCACGCCTGACTCGATTGCCTCAGACCTGAGCATCCGCGCCGTTGATCTGGTCGGCCAGTATGCGTTGAACTTCACCTGGAGTGATGGTCACAATACAGGCATCTATAGTTTCCAGACGCTCCGGGCGCTCTGTCCATGTCCGTCGTGTCGCGCATAA
- a CDS encoding CUAEP/CCAEP-tail radical SAM protein codes for MAGVLHNNMNGKTILLVSCYELGHQPLGVAFPCGFLQQVGYATDTLDIAVEPLDETKIANAWFVGISVPMHTALRLGVRVAERIRHVNPRCHICFYGLYASLNADYLLEHGADFIIGGEYETPLVALIDALANGGSLDIAGISRRGHVGRPYVQRQPFVAPQRSSLPPLSKYARLEHQGTQRLVGTVEASRGCLHHCRHCPIPPVYGGRFFIVPTDIVLNDIRQLVEAGATHITFGDPDFLNGPGHARRVVRALHNEFPALTFDFTAKVEHLLKHQAILPELAESGCLFVVSAFESLSDTVLAHLEKGHTRADIHKLLDVVTEAKLALRPTWVPFTPWTTLDDYIDILQFVRDHKLIDYVDPVQYTIRLLVPPGSNLLRQPAIQPFLGALDHQHLSYRWRHPDPCMDDLHKTVSALVEQAAQSNEHPAKTFDRVCQVAYAMRGDEMPELISTATRDQTGRAPRLTEPWFCCAEPTTSQFDALQRRRGI; via the coding sequence ATGGCTGGCGTCCTCCACAATAACATGAACGGCAAGACGATCCTGCTGGTATCTTGCTACGAGCTGGGCCATCAACCACTGGGGGTAGCCTTCCCCTGTGGCTTTCTCCAACAGGTTGGTTATGCAACGGACACCCTTGACATTGCCGTCGAACCACTGGACGAGACAAAGATCGCCAACGCGTGGTTCGTCGGTATCTCGGTGCCGATGCACACGGCGCTCCGGCTGGGCGTGCGCGTGGCAGAGCGGATTCGTCACGTCAATCCACGGTGTCACATCTGCTTTTACGGTCTTTACGCTTCGCTCAACGCTGATTATCTGCTCGAGCATGGCGCCGACTTCATCATCGGTGGCGAGTATGAAACACCGTTAGTTGCATTGATTGATGCGCTGGCCAATGGCGGTTCTTTGGACATTGCCGGTATTAGCCGGCGCGGGCATGTGGGCCGTCCTTATGTGCAACGGCAGCCGTTCGTAGCGCCGCAGCGCAGCAGCTTGCCGCCGTTATCCAAGTATGCGCGGTTGGAGCACCAGGGAACGCAACGACTGGTCGGCACCGTTGAAGCAAGTCGCGGTTGTTTGCATCACTGCCGGCATTGCCCGATCCCACCGGTTTATGGCGGTCGGTTTTTCATCGTGCCAACCGATATTGTCTTGAACGATATTCGGCAACTGGTTGAAGCCGGCGCGACGCACATTACGTTTGGCGACCCTGATTTCCTCAACGGCCCTGGCCATGCGCGGCGCGTGGTCCGCGCATTGCACAACGAATTCCCTGCTCTGACGTTCGATTTCACAGCGAAGGTCGAGCATCTGCTGAAACATCAGGCCATATTGCCGGAGCTGGCCGAGTCAGGCTGTTTGTTCGTCGTGTCGGCGTTTGAATCGCTCAGCGACACCGTGCTGGCCCATTTGGAGAAAGGCCATACGCGGGCTGATATTCACAAGCTATTAGACGTGGTCACCGAAGCCAAACTGGCGCTGCGACCGACCTGGGTTCCGTTCACACCGTGGACGACGCTCGATGATTACATTGACATCCTCCAGTTCGTGCGCGATCACAAATTGATTGACTATGTTGATCCGGTGCAATACACGATTCGATTGCTTGTGCCGCCCGGATCAAACTTGTTGCGACAGCCGGCGATCCAGCCATTCCTTGGCGCCCTGGATCACCAACATCTCAGTTATCGCTGGAGACACCCTGATCCCTGCATGGATGATCTCCACAAAACGGTCAGCGCGTTGGTTGAGCAAGCTGCTCAATCAAACGAACATCCGGCCAAGACATTTGACCGCGTGTGCCAGGTAGCCTATGCTATGCGTGGAGACGAAATGCCGGAACTCATTTCGACTGCGACGCGCGATCAAACTGGGCGTGCGCCACGCCTGACTGAGCCGTGGTTTTGCTGCGCAGAGCCGACGACGAGCCAGTTTGACGCGCTCCAGAGACGACGCGGCATTTGA
- a CDS encoding aconitase family protein, translating into MVSSLLNRTVSKRPDRIRFNGRILFLTEDPHLIQRQLNGEDLAWRPDIPLRHDISTDEIAPAYICYYFDETLGEFAYIGLRTGGQSPVTRGSVKRGGFVASVSGKRRGKGSSREQAPYAELSAGIRLVIAENIERIYRQNCQNLGMLTSTNFQLIERLERGDEIALSEFTEGEDEITCQIIEYGGLFAFNVARLQGQARLPQIRTPQRPMTLAEKILARHMVVNLTEDRVGVAAVQPGDAGFVRADIRFSHEYVTPMAAMMFKQLVGEHEKVNDPSSIYLFRDHLTFLDEVMPPERRAMGLLDLAIQQKLMQEAFAREQGITYHGELTDRKGSEGICHNIILENYALPGQVIVGTDSHTPHAGAIGCVAFGVGTTDIFNSWITKDVRVCVPPSVKVIVRGRLPAGVTAKDLILAILRLEYVKSGQAIGKVIEYAGDAIEALSIDERATMTNMAAEIGGFTGVVAPDEKTVDFLVERRGLPRAEAQRLCEGLFSDPDAAYDHVIELDASQLRPMVALPGDPSQGVFIDELTEVIPIEIAYGGSCTAGKKADMDMYARVLREALQQGRGVHPSVKFYIQFGSQEVRRYCVEQGYLEIFHRAGATVIEPSCGACINAGPGGTSRADQISISAQNRNFPGRSGPGQLYLANPLTVAASAVAGRIMAYEEPPEVTPAHP; encoded by the coding sequence ATGGTGAGCAGCCTGTTGAATCGCACGGTGTCAAAGCGACCGGACCGAATTCGCTTTAATGGTCGAATTCTCTTTCTGACAGAGGACCCACATCTGATTCAGCGACAATTGAACGGCGAGGACCTGGCGTGGCGCCCGGACATACCGTTGCGCCACGATATTAGCACAGATGAAATCGCGCCGGCATACATCTGTTACTACTTCGATGAGACGCTTGGCGAGTTTGCTTACATTGGATTACGGACGGGCGGGCAATCGCCGGTGACGCGCGGCTCGGTGAAGCGAGGCGGCTTTGTCGCCAGCGTCTCAGGTAAACGTCGGGGCAAAGGGTCGAGCCGCGAACAAGCCCCATACGCCGAGTTGAGCGCCGGCATTCGCTTGGTCATAGCTGAGAATATCGAGCGCATCTACCGGCAAAATTGCCAGAATCTCGGAATGCTCACATCCACGAATTTTCAGTTGATTGAGCGTCTTGAGCGCGGCGATGAAATCGCGCTCAGCGAATTCACTGAAGGGGAGGACGAGATCACCTGTCAGATTATCGAGTACGGCGGCCTGTTCGCTTTCAACGTAGCCCGCTTGCAGGGGCAGGCGCGGTTGCCACAGATTAGGACGCCGCAGCGACCGATGACGCTGGCGGAGAAAATCTTGGCTCGACACATGGTGGTGAATTTAACTGAAGACCGCGTCGGCGTGGCGGCAGTCCAGCCGGGCGACGCCGGTTTTGTCCGCGCCGATATTCGGTTCAGTCACGAATACGTGACGCCGATGGCCGCCATGATGTTTAAGCAACTGGTCGGCGAGCATGAGAAAGTCAACGATCCATCCTCCATTTATTTGTTCCGCGATCACCTCACATTTTTGGATGAAGTTATGCCGCCGGAGCGGCGAGCCATGGGGCTGCTGGATTTGGCCATTCAACAAAAGCTGATGCAAGAAGCGTTCGCTCGCGAGCAGGGCATCACCTATCACGGCGAATTGACTGACCGAAAGGGGTCTGAAGGAATTTGCCACAATATCATCCTGGAGAATTATGCGCTCCCTGGACAGGTGATCGTTGGCACAGATTCGCATACGCCGCATGCCGGCGCGATTGGTTGTGTGGCCTTTGGCGTGGGCACAACAGACATTTTCAATTCGTGGATCACCAAAGATGTGCGCGTGTGTGTGCCGCCGTCAGTCAAAGTAATTGTGCGCGGGCGCCTTCCGGCGGGTGTCACCGCCAAGGATTTGATTTTGGCGATCCTGCGCCTGGAGTACGTCAAGAGTGGTCAAGCGATCGGCAAAGTCATCGAGTATGCCGGCGATGCCATCGAAGCATTGAGCATTGACGAGCGTGCCACGATGACGAACATGGCGGCTGAAATCGGTGGGTTCACCGGTGTGGTTGCGCCTGATGAAAAGACCGTTGATTTTCTCGTCGAGCGACGTGGCCTGCCACGGGCTGAAGCCCAGCGGTTGTGTGAAGGATTGTTCAGCGATCCGGATGCCGCCTATGACCACGTGATTGAACTGGACGCATCGCAGTTGCGACCGATGGTGGCGCTGCCGGGTGATCCCAGCCAGGGCGTGTTCATTGACGAGCTGACCGAGGTCATCCCGATTGAAATTGCTTATGGCGGCTCATGCACCGCCGGCAAGAAGGCGGATATGGATATGTATGCTCGCGTGCTGCGTGAGGCGTTGCAGCAAGGGCGTGGCGTTCATCCGTCGGTGAAGTTTTATATCCAGTTTGGTTCGCAAGAAGTGCGTCGTTACTGCGTTGAGCAGGGCTATCTGGAGATCTTCCATCGAGCCGGCGCGACGGTTATCGAGCCAAGCTGTGGCGCCTGTATCAACGCTGGCCCCGGCGGGACAAGTCGGGCTGATCAGATCAGCATCAGCGCGCAGAATAGGAATTTTCCCGGTCGCAGTGGTCCTGGCCAGCTTTATCTGGCCAATCCGCTGACTGTGGCCGCCTCGGCCGTTGCCGGCAGGATCATGGCCTACGAGGAGCCACCGGAGGTCACTCCTGCCCATCCTTGA
- a CDS encoding iron-sulfur cluster assembly accessory protein yields MSATVGQPPLSLHMTAAAAEAVKQFMASENVGPEAGLRIRVIPGGCSGFQYDMVIDDGPAAGDDVVELQGIRVFVDQMSKRYLNGVELDYVNSMMGSGFTFKNPNATGSCGCGSSFTV; encoded by the coding sequence ATGAGCGCAACAGTTGGACAGCCACCATTGAGTTTGCATATGACCGCAGCGGCGGCAGAAGCCGTCAAACAATTCATGGCGAGCGAAAACGTCGGCCCTGAAGCGGGCCTGCGGATTCGCGTCATTCCCGGCGGGTGTTCGGGATTCCAATATGACATGGTGATTGACGATGGCCCGGCAGCAGGTGATGATGTGGTTGAATTGCAGGGCATCCGTGTCTTTGTGGATCAGATGAGCAAGCGCTACCTCAATGGCGTCGAGCTGGATTATGTCAATTCGATGATGGGTTCAGGGTTCACATTTAAGAATCCGAATGCCACCGGCAGTTGTGGCTGCGGCAGCAGCTTCACCGTGTAA
- a CDS encoding Mrp/NBP35 family ATP-binding protein — protein MALLKKSSVSEADILKALSVVKDPDLHKDIVTLKFVQNIRIDGGAVSFDINLTTPACPVKERLKEEAEQVVRALDGVTDVRVNLTADVRQHAGLDRSTLSTVRNIVAIGSGKGGVGKSTVATNLAVGLAQTGARVGLLDADIYGPSIPIMMGKNEPVELHGNRIRPLQNHGIKFISMGLFVPGDKPLIWRGPMAHKALEQCLFQVEWGELDYLIVDLPPGTGDVHLTLVQSVPVTGGVIVSTPQDVGWKISLKTLRMFEQTNVTILGIIENMSYYICRQCGHREYIFGSSGALNASRELGVPFLGEIPIDVAIRQYADDGTPIIAADPDSPSAQAYRQILGHLAQQISIENYRKIPLQILEVPA, from the coding sequence ATGGCTCTACTAAAGAAATCGTCCGTCTCCGAAGCGGACATACTGAAGGCGTTGAGCGTCGTCAAAGACCCTGACCTGCATAAAGACATTGTCACGCTCAAGTTTGTGCAGAACATCAGAATAGACGGTGGGGCAGTGAGCTTTGATATCAACCTCACCACGCCAGCTTGTCCAGTTAAAGAACGGCTCAAGGAAGAAGCCGAGCAAGTCGTTCGCGCGCTGGATGGAGTGACCGACGTGCGTGTGAATTTGACAGCCGACGTGCGTCAGCATGCTGGATTGGATCGTTCAACGCTGTCAACAGTCCGCAACATCGTGGCAATCGGCAGCGGTAAAGGCGGCGTGGGCAAATCAACGGTTGCGACGAACCTGGCTGTTGGATTAGCCCAAACCGGCGCGCGTGTCGGTTTGTTGGATGCCGATATCTATGGCCCGAGCATTCCCATCATGATGGGCAAGAATGAACCGGTCGAGCTGCACGGCAACCGCATCCGGCCATTGCAAAATCACGGCATCAAGTTTATCTCGATGGGGCTGTTTGTGCCCGGCGATAAACCGCTGATCTGGCGCGGCCCGATGGCGCACAAGGCATTAGAGCAATGCTTATTTCAGGTCGAATGGGGTGAATTAGATTACCTCATTGTGGACTTGCCGCCGGGCACAGGCGATGTTCATCTGACGTTAGTGCAATCTGTGCCGGTCACGGGTGGGGTCATTGTCTCTACGCCGCAGGACGTCGGCTGGAAAATTTCACTGAAAACGCTCCGCATGTTTGAACAGACGAACGTGACGATCCTCGGCATCATTGAGAACATGAGTTATTACATCTGCCGGCAGTGCGGTCATCGTGAGTATATCTTTGGCTCCAGCGGCGCGCTGAACGCCAGCCGTGAATTGGGAGTGCCATTCCTCGGAGAGATTCCCATTGACGTCGCCATTCGGCAGTACGCCGACGATGGCACGCCGATCATTGCTGCCGATCCGGATTCGCCATCGGCGCAAGCATATCGCCAGATTCTTGGTCACCTGGCACAGCAAATCAGCATTGAGAATTATCGAAAGATTCCGCTACAGATTCTCGAAGTGCCGGCGTAG
- a CDS encoding NifU family protein, giving the protein MDQEIKIMAEIQTDPSKCRFTVDRQVYDGAAYFAHQEAAKDSPLAEALFEIPQVTAVLIAGNIVTVTKQGYDEWMPIAKQIGAAIRRVLQSGVPAVSQEFKARIPSSDYIRDKVIDLLETQINPAVAAHGGYIELLDVIDNNVFIRMGGGCQGCGMANVTLKQGVEQLIREQIPEVGQILDTTDHAAGQNPYYSPAK; this is encoded by the coding sequence ATGGACCAAGAGATTAAAATCATGGCTGAAATTCAGACAGACCCATCCAAGTGCCGATTCACAGTAGACCGTCAGGTTTACGACGGCGCCGCTTATTTTGCTCATCAGGAAGCGGCCAAAGATTCGCCGCTGGCGGAGGCGCTCTTTGAGATTCCGCAGGTGACGGCCGTGTTGATTGCCGGCAACATTGTCACCGTGACCAAGCAGGGCTACGACGAGTGGATGCCGATTGCCAAGCAGATTGGCGCAGCCATCCGCCGCGTGCTGCAATCGGGCGTGCCGGCCGTTTCGCAGGAATTCAAAGCGCGCATTCCATCATCCGACTACATCCGGGATAAAGTCATTGATCTGTTGGAGACCCAGATCAATCCGGCGGTAGCCGCGCATGGTGGCTACATCGAGTTACTAGACGTGATTGATAACAACGTCTTCATTCGTATGGGCGGCGGCTGTCAGGGTTGCGGCATGGCCAATGTCACACTGAAACAGGGCGTCGAGCAGCTCATTCGTGAGCAGATTCCCGAAGTTGGTCAGATTCTGGATACGACGGATCATGCCGCCGGCCAGAATCCCTACTATTCACCGGCCAAATAG
- a CDS encoding DUF169 domain-containing protein, with product MRATYLQKHLNLTWSPVAVTFVSTVPKDIPHVEQAAAAGCSYWKLAAEGVTFYTTAADHLNCPIGAFTHHVDWPPERANEREELLTMMVGLEYVHQDEIAALPRRREPCQYVVYAPLTSTPLDPDVIIVRGNAKQIMLLAEAARAANVGHDMQAMLRPTCAIIPEAIEAKRASLSLGCIGNRVYTDLGDDHFYFALPGPAAEAVLEKLPVIVAANDQLEQFHRIRKTTHRHS from the coding sequence ATGCGAGCAACCTACCTTCAGAAGCACTTAAACTTGACGTGGTCACCAGTGGCGGTGACATTTGTATCAACTGTCCCGAAAGATATCCCGCACGTGGAGCAGGCCGCGGCAGCCGGATGCAGCTATTGGAAACTGGCCGCCGAAGGCGTCACGTTCTACACAACTGCGGCAGATCATCTGAACTGCCCTATTGGAGCGTTCACTCATCACGTTGACTGGCCACCGGAGCGAGCAAACGAGCGTGAAGAACTTCTTACCATGATGGTCGGCTTGGAATACGTCCATCAGGATGAGATTGCCGCACTGCCACGACGACGCGAGCCATGCCAGTACGTCGTTTACGCGCCACTCACTTCAACACCGTTGGACCCCGATGTGATCATTGTGCGCGGCAATGCTAAGCAGATTATGCTACTGGCCGAAGCCGCCCGCGCGGCCAATGTCGGCCATGATATGCAGGCTATGCTGCGTCCAACCTGTGCGATCATCCCTGAAGCCATCGAAGCCAAACGAGCCAGCCTCAGCCTCGGGTGCATTGGAAATCGCGTCTACACTGACCTTGGCGACGATCATTTCTACTTTGCTCTTCCGGGTCCAGCAGCCGAAGCGGTTCTCGAAAAATTGCCGGTCATCGTGGCGGCGAACGACCAACTTGAGCAATTCCACCGCATCCGCAAAACAACGCATCGGCATTCTTGA